CGGCCAATAGCAAGGCATACGAATAATACGTTACTGCATAATCAGGTTCTAATTCTATAATTTTTTTATAAGCCACTTCAGCTTTTAGAAAATCGTTATTTCTATAATACAAATTAGCCAAATTGGTTCGCACAATGTTATTTATATTGTCAATTTCTAAAGCACTTTCATAACCTCGAATAGCGGCTTGTAAATCACCTTTTTGCAAGTTGTAATCTGCTCTTTTTATTCTTCCTCCTACAAAATCTGCTGTGCTACTTAATTTAGTATCAAATTCTTTTCTAACTTTTTTATATACCGCTTTGTATTCTTCGGGTATTTGAATTTCATCTAAAAAACCTAAGGTATAAAAGGCCTTAACTCTTACCGAGCGCTTATCATCTTTAAGCATTGGCAGCAAATAATTTACATAATCTTTAGAATCTACTGCCCCTAAAACATCTAAAGACGCACCTCTTACAAGTGCCGATTTATCATCTAAAAAACTAATTAAATTATCGACGGTATTTGCATCGAAATAATTATTTAAACCACTAACAGCAGAAGCTCTTGCAATATCTGGATACAAGGTGTCTTTGGCTAATTCTAGTAAATTATTTAACCCATTTTCTGTACCGACTAAACCAGGAGCAAGAAGTTCTGAGAAATGTTTATAATCGGGCTCGCCATATTGTTTTTTAAACTCCTGCCAAGCCCAAGCATTATCTTTATCGGCATGGCATTGTACGCAAGCATTAGGTGTTCCGTATTTTAAGCTTAAATCTGGTCTTGGAATTCTAAAACTATGATCTCTTCTAAAATCATTTCCCATATAATATTTACCCGTCATGTGGCAATTAATGCATTTTGCTCCTTCGGAATTATTTGAATGAAAATGGTGGCTAGGCGTGTTGTAAGTTTCCGGAACATGGCATTGTGCACATAGATTATTGCCTTCAAACTTAAGCTCTAATGAATGTGCATCATGACAATTAATACAGGTTACACCGCTATGATACATTTTACTCTGTACAAAGGAACCGTAAACATAATCTTCATCTAAAATTTGACCATCTGGATGATAGGTTCTGGTATTAATTAATTCAGGAAAGTAATGATCGAGCATTGTGCCTTCAAAATTAAAATGTTCGGATACCTGTTCTCTCCGCATATGGCATCGTGCACATTGATCTACTAAATCTTTTGGAGCAGTTCCAACCGACATTTTTAAATCTCCCCTAAACTTATAGTCTTTTCCTTTTAAATTAACTTGCTCCACATGGGTTTTACCTGGCCCATGGCAGGCTTCGCAACTCACGTTAATTATGGCGTATTTAGTATCATAACTATGCGACTCGAAATCGTATTTTTTTCTAACATTTGTGGAATGACAATCGGAACACATATTGTTCCAATTTAATCCGCCTCTAGACCAATGCAACCACTCGGAATGGACAACTTTAAAGTCTGGGTACAAATCGAACCAATTGCCTTTTTCGGTATCCCAAGCCGTTCTTAAGCATTGATAATACCCGTTTGGAAACTGAACAATGTATTGCTGTAAAGGTGTAACACCAAAAGTGTATACTATTTTATAATCTTGATAAGTACCTTCAGGACCTTCGGTATTAACAAAAAAATCGGTTCCTTTTTTATAAAAATGAGACGTAACGTCTTGGCTTTTAAATTTTACATTGTTAAAGTTCCCTAAAATGCTAGAGTCTGAAACCTCTTGCATAGCTTTGTCGTGATGTGAGCCTTGCCATAAATTAAATTGATTAGCATGGCATGCTTTACAACTTTGATCTCCTAAAAAATGATTATCTGGAATTTGAGCAGTTGATGCAAAAATATTATCTATGTTGCCTGAAGCTGCTACATATTGCGATGTTTTTTCTTTACAAGAAAACAACGTAAAAACGACCAATAAAACAGTGCTTGCTATGTTTGTAAGTTTCAATATCACATGATTTTAAGCTCTAAAATTAAGTGAATTTTAGAGTGAAAAACCTAAATAATATCATGTTTTAAAAGAAGATATTTTCTTAAACTAAATTTTTAAACGGAGATTACTAAATGCAATTTCAATTCTGATTAAACAATTATTTTATTCTTCAAATTTAAAATAATCTAGTTCTGTTTTAAATGCTTTATTTCCGGAAAACTTCAGGTATATATCCTTTTTACCTTTCATTTTTTTTATGATTGAAAGAAGTTCTTGTGGCTCTTCATTTTTGGTAGATTCCAATTCAATTTGCCCGATTATAGAACCCGAAATACTATTTTCTCGTATTTCAATACGCCCTTTACCTTGGATGTTCTTTAAAGTAACTTTAATTTTTGATGCCTTATTTGAAAAGTTCACATTTGCAAATTTCACCCAAGCTTCATTTTTAATATTAGACAACCAAAAACCTTCATCTCGAGTTCCTTTTTTCTCAACACCTTCAGATTTATCATAATACCATTCGGCTTCAATTTTATTCCAAGACGCATCATATTGACCTACTCCATTTTTAAAATGTTCATCTAAAAACTTAGTATCTGTAACAATATCTCCATTATCCGTAATATGACAATAGGAGATAATAGTTTCTCTAAATTTAAAGCCATCTTCAATATAATAACACCAAATATGATAAAACTGACCTTTCCACCAGAAGAAACTTCCGTGTGCAAATTCGTCTAGATGATGCCCCTTTCCAAAAGCTCCAGAACTTTTATAAGGTCCGTAAATATTTTTGGATGTAGCATACTCGCGTCCCCAACTTAAGTAATAAGTGTCTTTATGTTTAAACAAATAATTTTTATCCATCCATTCTGGAGCTTGCTCCCAAGACGCACCATTTATTATAATAAGTTTAGGTGCTTCAGCAGTAGAAATCATATCACTATTTAGTTCCGCAATGTAATATGCATCCGATTTATCTCCATAAATAATATATGGTGTTTTGTTCTCATTATCGTCAATAAAAATTGTGGGATCGTGCATTGGAGAAACCAGTGGTTTCCCTAAAGCATCTGTAAACGGACCGGTTGGTTTATTGGCACTCATAACACCAATACCGCGCTTTCTATCGGAAAAATAGAAATAATATTTC
The window above is part of the Algibacter sp. L3A6 genome. Proteins encoded here:
- a CDS encoding HEAT repeat domain-containing protein: MKLTNIASTVLLVVFTLFSCKEKTSQYVAASGNIDNIFASTAQIPDNHFLGDQSCKACHANQFNLWQGSHHDKAMQEVSDSSILGNFNNVKFKSQDVTSHFYKKGTDFFVNTEGPEGTYQDYKIVYTFGVTPLQQYIVQFPNGYYQCLRTAWDTEKGNWFDLYPDFKVVHSEWLHWSRGGLNWNNMCSDCHSTNVRKKYDFESHSYDTKYAIINVSCEACHGPGKTHVEQVNLKGKDYKFRGDLKMSVGTAPKDLVDQCARCHMRREQVSEHFNFEGTMLDHYFPELINTRTYHPDGQILDEDYVYGSFVQSKMYHSGVTCINCHDAHSLELKFEGNNLCAQCHVPETYNTPSHHFHSNNSEGAKCINCHMTGKYYMGNDFRRDHSFRIPRPDLSLKYGTPNACVQCHADKDNAWAWQEFKKQYGEPDYKHFSELLAPGLVGTENGLNNLLELAKDTLYPDIARASAVSGLNNYFDANTVDNLISFLDDKSALVRGASLDVLGAVDSKDYVNYLLPMLKDDKRSVRVKAFYTLGFLDEIQIPEEYKAVYKKVRKEFDTKLSSTADFVGGRIKRADYNLQKGDLQAAIRGYESALEIDNINNIVRTNLANLYYRNNDFLKAEVAYKKIIELEPDYAVTYYSYALLLAELNRVDDAIIQMDLAIKHGPENIRFYYNLSLLYDKVNNLEQAEKIAAQGLKLDTNNESLLYVLAYIYNKGNQRNKAINIASKLVQLFPNNTQYAGFYNQLNRAN
- a CDS encoding family 43 glycosylhydrolase → MLKPFLLLSIIFSLLGNAQNPITKAQGVSDPHIRVFNDTIYLYSGHDSNPTDKIWDMKDWRVFSSTNLLDWKMEQAISPKNNYMADNSTDCWASDAATRNGKYYFYFSDRKRGIGVMSANKPTGPFTDALGKPLVSPMHDPTIFIDDNENKTPYIIYGDKSDAYYIAELNSDMISTAEAPKLIIINGASWEQAPEWMDKNYLFKHKDTYYLSWGREYATSKNIYGPYKSSGAFGKGHHLDEFAHGSFFWWKGQFYHIWCYYIEDGFKFRETIISYCHITDNGDIVTDTKFLDEHFKNGVGQYDASWNKIEAEWYYDKSEGVEKKGTRDEGFWLSNIKNEAWVKFANVNFSNKASKIKVTLKNIQGKGRIEIRENSISGSIIGQIELESTKNEEPQELLSIIKKMKGKKDIYLKFSGNKAFKTELDYFKFEE